Genomic DNA from Desulfobaccales bacterium:
GGCAAGGGCAGCATGCTGGTCTGCGAGGAGTGCGGGGAGTATCCCTGCAACCCCGAGCACCCGGCCCACGCCGGCAAACGGGGCAACCTGGCCGGCAAGAAGCTGCCGCCGGCCATCTGCGACGCCATCCGCTCCGCTCAGTTGTTGGGAGGGGGGAGCTAAGAATTTTTGAGCGGGGGCAGGTGAAATCAATTTCCCTTCCTCTCACCTCCTCCCCGTCCCTCTATGAAGGAATAAAGGCCGGAAGCAAAACTTCCGGCCCTTTTTATGTCCCCGAGCATCAGGGCAGTGAGGTTTAGCCCTCCCCTGCCCTGCTCCGCTTAATAATATCGCGCCAGTTTACGGCTGATCCGGAATATTAAGGATCTTCATAATCTGGCGGTGGTAATAGCCCGACCAGTCGGCGTTGCCCATCATGCCAAAACGGATCTTGACGGTGGTGATATTGTTAGGACGGGCAATGAGGTCCACCTTAACCGCGGTGCCATCCTGAGTCACGGCGTCGATATGTGATTGCGAGGGCGTATACTGTTGCGCGGTGACCTTCAGGTTCAGCTTTGTTGCAGCTTCCAGGGCGGCGTTAAAGGTCTCCTGCATGGGCTTGGGGTAGTCTTTCTCCATAGTGCCTTCCACCCACTTATACGATCCCAGGGCGGCAAGACCCCCAAGTCCCATAAGCATGGTCGCGGCGCAGCCACCCATCATCGCCAGGGCCACCAGGACCGCCACCAGTTTGAGCCGCCATTGCTTCTGCATCGTTTTAACCTCCTTAAAGCCACTGTTTAACGTCTTATGCCATGAATCGCCGCTTCTGTCAAGCCGCCTGGCCCGTGGCTTTTCGCCCGTAATCGCAATGGGGCAGTAGGGGGCAGCGAGGACAGTCGGGCTTTTTGGCGGTGCAGACCTGCCGGCCATGCCAGATCATCTGGTGAGAAAACTTTACCCAACGCTCCTTTGGCACCAGGGGCATCAGGTCAAACTCGATCTTGACCGGGTCCTTCTGCTTGGTAAGCCCCAGACGCTGGGACACCCTGCCCATGTGGGTGTCAACCGTGATACCCGGAATGCCGAAGGCGTTACCCAGGATCACGTTAGCCGTCTTGCGGCCGATGCCCGGCAGTTTTACCAGGTCATCCAGAGACGCGGGCACCTGCCCGCCGAACTGCGTAACCAAAGCCTGGCAGATGGCCTTGATGCTCTTGGCCTTCTGGTGATAAAAGCCGGTGGTATAGATGGCCTGCTCCAAGTCTTCCAAGGGGGCGTCGGCATAGTTGGCCGCGCTGCGGTAGCGCTTGAATATCTCCGGGGTGACCTGGTTGACCCGGACATCGGTGCATTGGGCGCTCAGCACCGTGGCCACCAGCAATTCCAGGGGATTGATGAAGTCCAGGGTGACGTGGGCGTCCGGGTAATGCTCCTCCAGAAGCTTCAAGATGGGGCCGATCTTCTTGGTCGGTTCCATGAGGTCCTCCCTTAAGAACGTTTAAGCCTACTCCGTATATGTTGCACCAACTCCTGAAATTCCGGAATCTGTAAGCGTGACACCAAGGCCACATAGAGGACCAGCCCCACCGCGATCACTCCAGCCAGACTTAAGCACCGTCCCATCAAACCAGGCCCCAACCAGGCGGTGGCATGGCCATGGAGCCAAGATACCGCCAGGCCCATGATCAGGCTGGCCCCGGTTAACTTCATCAGTTTGAGGAGCAGGCTGCGCACCTGGTAACCGTCCAACTTGGAGTAGAGCACCGCCGCGAGAACAAGGAAGTTTAGAATCATGCTGAGGGATGTGGAAAGGGCGATGGCCCGGTGTTGCAGGGGCGCCAGAGTGAGGTGGATCAACCCCAGGTTAGCGGCCACCGTCACAAAAGAGCCCAGCACCGGTATGCGGGTATCATCCAGAGCATAGAACACCGGCACCATAATTTTGACCCCGGCAAAGGCCCCCAACCCCAGGGAATAAAGCGCCAGGGCAGTGGCGGTTTGCTGGGTATCCAGCGCGGTGAACTGGCCGTGCTGATAAATGAGGGCAATGATAGGGTGAGCCAGGAAAATCAAACCGCAGGCCGCAGGCAGGGTAACCAGGATGGCCAGAGATAGGGAGGACTGCAGAGCTTCCCGGAGAGCGCCCAAGTCCTTGTTGGCCGCGTGGCGGGAGACCATCGGCAGGGTGGCCACCATCAAGGCTACGCCGAACAGCCCCATGGGCAGGTGGAACAGCCGATAGGCGTAACTGAGCCAGGAGATGCTGCCCTGGGCACAACTGGAAGCGTAGAAGGTATTGATGAAGATATTGATTTGGGTGGCGGACAGGCCCACCACCGCGGGAAGCATCAACTTGACGATTCGCCTGAGCCCCGGTTCCTTAAAGTCTATAACCCAACAGAGTCTAAACCCCACCCGCCATAGGAGCGGTAGCTGTACGGCCAATTGCAGGACCCCGCCCACCAGAGCCCCCCAAGCCATGCCAACAATGGGCTCTACCCCAAACCGGGGCGCCACCAGGCTCACCCCCACTCCCACCACGACGGAGCCCAGATTGAAAAAACTGGAGGACAGCGACGGGACAAAAAATTTTCCTTTGGTATTGAGCATCCCCATAGCCAGGGCCGCCAGGGACACCAAGACCAGAAAGGGGAACATGATCCGGGTCATCAGGGTGGTGAGGTCGAGCTTCCCCGGGACCGCCCCGAAATCCGGGGCCATGAATCCCACGAGTTGGGGAGAAAAGATCATGCCCGCCAGGACCAGCAGGCTCAAAAGCAAGGTACAGCAGAAGATGACGTTGTTGGCCAGCCGCCAGGTTTGTTCGTGACCCAGGCGCTGGTCGTAGTCGGTAAAGACGGTGACGAAGGCGGAGCTCAAGGCCCCTTCGGCAAATAAGTCCCGGAGCAGGTTGGGGATGCGGAAGGCGACGACATAGGCGTCAAAAGCAAAACCCGCGCCAAAGAGACCGGCAAAGACCTGTTCCCGCACCAGGCCCAGAATCCGGCTGGCGAAGACCGCGAGGCTTACCGTCCCCGCAGCTCGGGCGATTTTTCCGGTTTGGGTGGCTGAAACCTGGGGCAACGGTTACTCTGCCGGGGGCGGGTATGGTAGTGCCGAAAGGCCCGGGTGCCAGGTAATGAAGGCAACTACGTTCGAATTTCTTGACACGTGGCGGATCACAGTGGCTGGGAAACCAACCGGCCTCAGGGGGCAGACCCCGGTGTTCTAACCGGCATTGGTAGAAGACCGTTTCTTTTTCTTGGCGCGACTCTTGGTCGCCATTTTGTCCTTTTTGGACGAGGGCGTCACGGTTTTGGCAACCTTGGCGGTTTTGCCGGACTTTTCATGGACGCCGGATGTTTGCTTGTTGGCAGCCCGGCTCGGCCGGGGGCGGATCAGCTTCTTTTCCGGCTCTATCTGGCTGGCCGGGGTCTCAGGATGCAGAAGAGCATAGGCCGGTTGTTCTCCGGTTCCCTGGTTCGAAGCTTTGACCGGCGGGTACTCCACCTTATCCACGCGGTCCGGCCAGCCCTCAGCATACACGGTCCCCAGAAATCCGGCAAGTTTCAACCGCTGATCAGTCTTGTCCGGAGAGTAGCAG
This window encodes:
- a CDS encoding DUF3568 family protein produces the protein MQKQWRLKLVAVLVALAMMGGCAATMLMGLGGLAALGSYKWVEGTMEKDYPKPMQETFNAALEAATKLNLKVTAQQYTPSQSHIDAVTQDGTAVKVDLIARPNNITTVKIRFGMMGNADWSGYYHRQIMKILNIPDQP
- the nth gene encoding endonuclease III, with translation MEPTKKIGPILKLLEEHYPDAHVTLDFINPLELLVATVLSAQCTDVRVNQVTPEIFKRYRSAANYADAPLEDLEQAIYTTGFYHQKAKSIKAICQALVTQFGGQVPASLDDLVKLPGIGRKTANVILGNAFGIPGITVDTHMGRVSQRLGLTKQKDPVKIEFDLMPLVPKERWVKFSHQMIWHGRQVCTAKKPDCPRCPLLPHCDYGRKATGQAA
- the murJ gene encoding murein biosynthesis integral membrane protein MurJ — encoded protein: MPQVSATQTGKIARAAGTVSLAVFASRILGLVREQVFAGLFGAGFAFDAYVVAFRIPNLLRDLFAEGALSSAFVTVFTDYDQRLGHEQTWRLANNVIFCCTLLLSLLVLAGMIFSPQLVGFMAPDFGAVPGKLDLTTLMTRIMFPFLVLVSLAALAMGMLNTKGKFFVPSLSSSFFNLGSVVVGVGVSLVAPRFGVEPIVGMAWGALVGGVLQLAVQLPLLWRVGFRLCWVIDFKEPGLRRIVKLMLPAVVGLSATQINIFINTFYASSCAQGSISWLSYAYRLFHLPMGLFGVALMVATLPMVSRHAANKDLGALREALQSSLSLAILVTLPAACGLIFLAHPIIALIYQHGQFTALDTQQTATALALYSLGLGAFAGVKIMVPVFYALDDTRIPVLGSFVTVAANLGLIHLTLAPLQHRAIALSTSLSMILNFLVLAAVLYSKLDGYQVRSLLLKLMKLTGASLIMGLAVSWLHGHATAWLGPGLMGRCLSLAGVIAVGLVLYVALVSRLQIPEFQELVQHIRSRLKRS